The Caldicellulosiruptor obsidiansis OB47 genome segment CAAGCCCATCTTGCTCACGGACAATCGGACAGGGAACTATCTCAACGTCAAGATTTAGGTCTTTTACCATCTGCTTTATGACAGCAAGCTGCTGAGCATCCTTTTGCCCAAAGTAAGCTCTGTCCGGATTTACAATGTTAAACAGCTTTAATACGACTGTTGCAACACCATCAAAATGACCCGGCCTTGATTTGCCGCACATCATTTCTGTTATCTTCTTCACTGACACAACTGTTTTAAAATCTTCGGGATACATCTCTTCTACCGACGGATAAAATATATAGTCAACACCCTCTTTTCCGGCAAGGGTTTTGTCCCTCTCAAAGTCGCGCGGGTATCTCTCATAATCCTCATTGGGTCCAAATTGAATAGGATTTACAAATATGCTCATAATGGTAATATCGTTTTGCTGTTTAGAAAGCCTTACCAAGCTCAAATGTCCTTCATGCAGATACCCCATTGTTGGAACAAAACCAATTGATTTGCCTTCTTTTTTAAGTCTTTTTACAATATCTTTCATCTCCTGAATCCTCTCCACAACAACCATCAGTAACTGTGCTCCTTTCCTGGAAATTCTCCTTTTTTAACCTCTTCAATGTACCTTGTCACAGCATCTTTGATTATATTCCCTACTTCAGCATATCTTTTTACAAACTTTGGCTTGAAATCTTCATACATGCCAAGCATGTCATAACACACAAGCACCTGACCATCACAGTATGGTCCTGCACCTATCCCAATTACAGGTACTTTTACACTCTCTTGAACCTGTTTTGCAACATTAGCTGGCACTTTTTCAAGCACAATTGCAAATACCCCAGCTTTCTCAAGTTTTTTAGCATCTTCCACAAGTTTTTTTGCTTCAGCTTCCTCCTTTGCGCGAAGGTCATAGCCTCCAAAGATGTTGACAGACTGGGGTGTAAGCCCCAAATGTCCCATAACAGGTATCTGGGCTTTGATAACAGCCTCTATCTTATCATATACATCGTCGCAGCCTTCCATCTTGACCGCATAAGCACCTGCACGAATTAACCTTCCTGCGTTTTTCACAGCATCTTCTATTGTAGTGTGGTATGACAAAAACGGCATGTCAGCGACAACCATTGAATACTTTGCACCTCGGCTAACAGCTCTGACATGGTGCTCCATATCATCCATTGTGACCGGAATTGTAGAGTCATAGCCAAGGATCACCATACCAAGCGAATCGCCAACAAGCAGGATATCTACAGAGCAGCTGTCAAATATCTTTGCAAAGGTGTAGTCGTAAGCAGTAAGCATGGTTATTTTCTCGCCTTTTTGTTTTTTTTCAAACAGCGTCTTGGTTGTCACCTTGTTCATTTTTTTCACCACCTTACAGAATTTATAAATTGTTGAAGTTTTTCATAGACATCCTTATCGCTCTTCTCAAATATTAGATCTGCCGCAAGTTTTAAAAGTTCTAAAAAAGCAGTCTTCTTTTCATCCGGCAAAGCATTGTAGTGTTTTTGAAGTGTCAAAACATCGCCTCTTGCGGCAGGTCCTGTCAAACAGTTAAGCCTATCCTTTAAAAAATTTTCAAGTGATGCAGAAGAAAGAGGCTTTATTATGGAAAAAATAACCTCATCTTCAAGTCCGATTTTTTTATAAAGCAAATACGAAAAGTTCAAAAGAGCTACAAGGTAATTTGAAGCAACTGTTGCTGCAAGATGATAAACTACTTTGTCCTCTTTTTTGAGCTCTATATATTTATTCCCTATTTTCTGCAAAATTATCTTGGCAATCTTTTTACCTTCATCATCGCCTTCTAAAGAAAACACCGCCTTTTTTAAAATCTGGACATCTTCAGGCTGCCCTCTCAGAGTCTGAATAGGATGAAGAGAAAATTTTCCTCTGCATTCGGTTTTAATAGCATCAGACGTCAGCGCACCTGACAAGTGTCCGAGCACCTTTTGGGACAAATGTGGCGAATAAAGATTTTTAGAAACTTCTTCTATAAATGTATCAGAAATGGCTATAAAAAGCACATCAGAAGCCTCTACGAGTTTTTCAGGACTCTTAAATGCATGCGTTTTTGTCATGGAAGAAGCTTTTATGGCTTTTTCATATGTTCTGTTATAAAACCCTGTAATCTCAAGCCCATGCTCTTTAAAATAAAGCGCAAGAGAAATTCCGGCTTTAGATGCCCCATAAAAGCCTATTTTCACTTCAATATACCTCCATATAAAAACTAAAAAAGGCAGAACAGAGTCTGCCTTTTCTTTGCTTGAAAAAATTCTGTTTTCCAAGCTCATATGCAGTCCCTGTTCTTCAAAAATCAGGGCAGCGTTTTAATATTTTCAGTTTTAAATTTTTAAATATTAAGAATCTTAAAAGTATGGCTCGACAATCTTGTCGATGCCATCTTTTCATAATTAATTATACCACAACTTAGCAAAAAATATAGTGTTATTTTTTATATTTGAAAGGGTATTAATATGATTGAAAATCAAAATTTATAAATGAGAGGTGCAGTCCAAATGAAAAGTGAAAAAATCCTTGAAATGTTAAATGAACAGTTAAACAGAGAACTATTCTCGGCATACTTTTATACAGCAATGGAAGCATATTTTGCTTCACAAAATTTAGATGGTTTTGCTCACTTTTTTATGGTCCAAACAAAAGAAGAGCTTGACCATGCAAGATTGATATTTGACTATATAAACAAAATAGGTGGAAGAGTAATTTTAAAAGAGTTAAAACAGCCAAAAATAGATTATTCTTCGCCTACAGAAGTTTTTGAACTTGCACTTTCACATGAACAGTTTATAACCTCATCCATCCATGAGATTGCAAAGGCAGCTTTAGAGGAAAAAGACCTTACTACACACAATTTTTTGCAATGGTTTATAAATGAACAAGCTGAGGAAGAAGAAACAATGGACAAAATTTTAAGAAAGCTGAAATTCATAAA includes the following:
- the panC gene encoding pantoate--beta-alanine ligase; the protein is MVVVERIQEMKDIVKRLKKEGKSIGFVPTMGYLHEGHLSLVRLSKQQNDITIMSIFVNPIQFGPNEDYERYPRDFERDKTLAGKEGVDYIFYPSVEEMYPEDFKTVVSVKKITEMMCGKSRPGHFDGVATVVLKLFNIVNPDRAYFGQKDAQQLAVIKQMVKDLNLDVEIVPCPIVREQDGLAMSSRNVYLSEEERKSATVLYRALNLAKEMIEKGEKEVSVIKKAMEEMILREKYTKIDYIEFVNSDNFEVISKVEGKVLIALAVFVGKARLIDNIVVEAK
- the panB gene encoding 3-methyl-2-oxobutanoate hydroxymethyltransferase, yielding MNKVTTKTLFEKKQKGEKITMLTAYDYTFAKIFDSCSVDILLVGDSLGMVILGYDSTIPVTMDDMEHHVRAVSRGAKYSMVVADMPFLSYHTTIEDAVKNAGRLIRAGAYAVKMEGCDDVYDKIEAVIKAQIPVMGHLGLTPQSVNIFGGYDLRAKEEAEAKKLVEDAKKLEKAGVFAIVLEKVPANVAKQVQESVKVPVIGIGAGPYCDGQVLVCYDMLGMYEDFKPKFVKRYAEVGNIIKDAVTRYIEEVKKGEFPGKEHSY
- a CDS encoding Rossmann-like and DUF2520 domain-containing protein, producing MKIGFYGASKAGISLALYFKEHGLEITGFYNRTYEKAIKASSMTKTHAFKSPEKLVEASDVLFIAISDTFIEEVSKNLYSPHLSQKVLGHLSGALTSDAIKTECRGKFSLHPIQTLRGQPEDVQILKKAVFSLEGDDEGKKIAKIILQKIGNKYIELKKEDKVVYHLAATVASNYLVALLNFSYLLYKKIGLEDEVIFSIIKPLSSASLENFLKDRLNCLTGPAARGDVLTLQKHYNALPDEKKTAFLELLKLAADLIFEKSDKDVYEKLQQFINSVRW
- a CDS encoding ferritin — its product is MKSEKILEMLNEQLNRELFSAYFYTAMEAYFASQNLDGFAHFFMVQTKEELDHARLIFDYINKIGGRVILKELKQPKIDYSSPTEVFELALSHEQFITSSIHEIAKAALEEKDLTTHNFLQWFINEQAEEEETMDKILRKLKFIKEDPSGLLFLDKELSTRVYTPPSILQEN